Within the Phaseolus vulgaris cultivar G19833 chromosome 9, P. vulgaris v2.0, whole genome shotgun sequence genome, the region ATCACACGTTACATAAAATATACAAAGTTTCCGGCAACATGTCTCAAAATTAGATATTTGTATTTAATCTACTCAATAACACACAAGGTATAACAAAGACTTATTAGAATACAAGAAGGAGCACTCCATAACATGTTAAAATGTCTTTATTCACCATAGATATCAGCTTTTCCCTAAGCCTTCTTAAGCCCTGCATAAGACTCCATATTGACATGAATGTAATGTTAGTATCACCAGCCCCACTATACCGAAACAAACATATACACCAACCCATACAGAACACATGCAATAGTAGGTGAAAAAAACTATCTTGATATTCCTACCATAACCTAAGCCTCCAATCTAAGATGAAATATGGATTTCTTCCTTATGTAGCGTACTAGCAAACCTGTTTGAGAACCTATTTACTTCATCCCCTTCCCAACCTTATGTTTTCTTTCTGATGGATTTCAAGCATTCTTAGTCTTCATGCACCATTGGGCATAAGAGAAATCGGCTAAGTAAACTATTTATCTATGTtattttctcatattttaaTAGCAAGTTATACTATAATTTTTGTATGTGATAGGATACTCCAAATGTTGATTTGACCTAGGATGATTCATTAAAGAaatgaaaacttaaaaaaaatgtcttttaaCAAGTGCTTCTCAAGCAAGTTTCATATGATAAATCATAAGATGGTCCTCTTGACGAgactttataataaaaatgatcaGACACACACATTTAACTAATTGTATTATCCTTATTTCTTATTGTTCAGGTGATCGTGTCATATACATATTTGTAACTCAACTGAATCACTTGAATAACATTTATTCATGTTTATTTTAACAAGTTATTAGATCGTAGTTTTAACGTTTGACCTACCAAACAGATAGAAGATAAATAATCGGTTTTGATAAACACTTCGTAAAAACACTTTTATCATGCATCCACAAATTAGGTTTCCTTCTTAGGCtagtaaaaaataatgataatatgcaatataAATAAGGTAAGGAAGAGAGAAAACAATACACAcaataatttatattggttcatcaATACATCCAATTCTTGACTAACTAGTCAAGTTTAACTACCTAGACTAATGATGTGAACTACCCATCGAGTACTCTTTGGACTCATAGCCACTTTTGGCTAACTCATTGAGTATTATTGACACAAGTCACTCCTGGTGAGTATTCTTTGAGCCCACTCCTGGCTAACTCCTTGAGTATTCTTGACATAAGTCACTCTTGACTTAACTGGGCATTCTTTAGGCTCATAGTCATTCCTGACTAACCCGTTGAGTATTCTTTCCTCAAGTCACTCCTGACCGACACCGAGTATTTTTTACTCAAGACACTCCCAAAAAACCTTGAATATTATTTACATCTAACCATTCCTGGCTAACCGGGTATTCTTTCAGATTGCAAGCACTCCTAGCTGACCTCGTCAAGGAATATTCTTTACTAAAATCATTCCTGGTTGAACCTGAGTATTTTTTGCCAAACAATCACTCTTGACTAAGAACTGGAGGTTTGTTAATTCAATTTTCTATTGATCATTAGGTCTGATGACTATGGAGAATTGTGTCTATCGATGAATACAATGTTTAGGCTTTCTCTCTTAGTTCAAATAATCTTGCTCTTTAGGAAGGGTAGTGTCTTTGAACGTATATAATGGTTGGATTCACTGTTCTAGGTAGTGGGATAAGCACTCTAagtatttttcataaaatttatcTGAATTCTAGTACTTTAATCTTCATTAAGCTTGATGACACTTTTATGAAGCTATGACGTATGCTTTATCATCTTATCAACATTTTTGTATAGTGCAATTAACCTCTAGATGAAATCCTTTTTATAAACTCTTGAAGAAGGTAATCGTCAAACAATCACTTATAATTGTTAAGCATATTTAGCTTCTATGCATGTCCATTATGTGTCTGGCAATCTTTAACATGATTATTACATATAACACAATATCGATCTTTATTCCTTTCTCTTCATAGTGTCATTGACAACTGAAAACGTTTATTTTCCTCGATAGTATAACATTTTGCACAAATTCATGATTGACATGCATTTCATGTAAGTCAATAATTGGGTAAGACTTAAAAATCTCTTCGTGTCAAGAAATTGATGAAGGAAACAATTTTAACTCACGTCTCGAAAGATCTTTCATATATGATTTTGAATGAATCTCTTTGGTAGAGAAAAATTCCCTACAAACATACAGTaatcacataaatatttattttaggtACAAGATTTGCTTAATTTATGTGTATCATCTTATGTTTGGTACGCGTTTCATCCGTTTTTGTATACATCTTATCAcactttgaatttttttttgcataatatattatattgtttatcaaacaaaacatttacgtattaaattatataatattgtgATCTTACAAACAAACTGTTACAGTTTTGAAACACTAATTAAAACTTGAGAAGTTCAATCTTTGCcttaacatatattttaaaactttgttCTATTAAATACATTCTAAATTTGAGGTGAAGAAAATTGATATGAAGCAAAATTTATCATGATCCATTTGTTCCATTAAGTTCATCTTtagtttattttagattttaccTTATCTAAGCCTTAAGCTATAATTGTTGAAGGaggttaaaaaataaataatcattgAAGTGAAGAAAAGTGTTTGCCTTAGTTGGGCCATTCCAACTTTCTGTAGCTAATCAAAATTTGTGGGAATTTGGAGTacatcacattttttttaattccaactTTAAGTGTTTTTGTGGTTAAATTTGCTCTATAttgaaacaatttttaaataattctctATAGTTCAAAAGTTTTTAACATAACTTTTATAATTAGTAACGccctattttgaattttcagtTGAATCTCAAAGAGCTAAGTAAAAActgtatattttattatatattttttttaaactacaAAAATTTGTTCCAGTTATAACTCataataatcaaataatttaatctattttacTTTTTCGTTGAATATtactttcaattttaaattcgtttttttttaaacaactcTTTCAAAGTTGACACATTCTTTCCTAATCTAGTcctaaatatattttctttattctttaatCGAATCAATTAGGCTGATGATTTACtctgtttttaaaataagagATGTTTCTCTTCACCCATATGCATTAAAAAAGCAGCATATATAAAGCATCCTACTGAAACAGTACCctataataaataacaaaaataataatgaaaaaccAACATGGGAAATTTCCTAGATAGCTAACACTACAAAAGACCTGAATTAGTGCTCAGAGATAAATCTGAATAAGTAAAACCAGAAAACAGAGTGACAATAATTATAGTAATAAAATAAGATGGAAGAAACGCTGAAAGCACTGCCTCTGTCCTGGCTCAGCGACCAAATTTCTTACACCAGGCGCAAGACACAGAAAGAGATCCATGAAACAATCAACATGGCAACAATTGATGACACACTACTTGTTGAAGCCGAGTTTGATTTAGCAGCAGTGGTTGTGGTGGTGCTTGTCGGTGTGGCTGTGGTGGCTGTGCCATCAGAAGGTGAAGCCGTCCCAGTTGAAGGAGTAGTGTCTTTTCCTGCTTTGACAGTGACGGCGAGTTTCATGCCACCAGAACAATGTCCAGGAACAGAACATATGAAGTAATGAGTGCCTGCAGTCTTGAGGGCAATTGTGCTTGCACCACTACTGTCTGAACTAATTGAATTCCCTGCGGTGCATGATTTGTAGTCACTCTCTTTAACTTCATCCACTGTGTGCCCAGCTCCATAGTTGAACACTGTCACACAAATGAATCTCACAtcaagttaaatattgtttttttgatatataattatgtaACAAAAAGTGAATTGTTTGCTAGTTCTTACCGAGAGTATCACCCACTGCGAAGGTCTTGCCACTAGTCCATGAACTATAATCAGCACCAATTGCCCAACCTGAAGAATCTCCCACGGTGTGGAGGGTTGCCAGGGTTGGAAGGACCATGGTGACTGCTATGAGTGAGCCCAAAACCAGAGCAGTGGAGGATGCCATGATTTGGTGAGACAATGGGGAGGCTCTGAAGATGCAATTGGAAAATGGGTTTGGTTTATATTGTTGAGGGAAGGTGATGGGAGTAGTTAGAGTTAGGGCCAGCTGTCAGATTCTGCATGAGGAAATGACTTTAGTTGCACTTCATACCTAACAGCCACAAAAGATGGTGTTATGGGTTCTTTCCAACTCTCATTATTATGAGATACCAAATAGTTGTTGAGTGGAATTATTATGCTGCAATCATAATGCCCTTTGACTAAACCTTTAGTAGGATCGGTTGtgatgaagaaaaaagaaaaagcatGCATCTATGTATCTCCTCTGCTTCCCCAGTTTTAAACTCTCTTAAACTGTTATCTGTTTTTTTAAGGAAATTTCTAGTTCCAATTTTGTAGCAACATGTTCCGACCAACACGGTTGGGAAGTTACGTGTTTGTGCTTTGAAGGAACTCCTGTCAATATATCTGATGAGGTTCCTTACTACTCTGCATAATTACAGAAAACGAATACTTGCTTAGAACCTACACAACACGGAACTACTAACGCGTTATGTTAATAAATTATTAGGTCTTAACTAATCTttatttgataaattatttttttaatctgtgAAACTTTTAGCCATGCCATGAGTCAATAAATTGCCAAcacataataataatgatacaTTGGCATGCTAAAAAGGAccattaataattataaagtcTTACACATCAACATTTGTATGGAAGATATCATTGCGTTGCTCCTTATAGCCACTCTTAAAGGAAAGGAATGAAGACAATACATGTTATTAGACAAGAGTGTAAAGCTTAGACTTTTCACGGGATTTAAGTATAATTAATAATAGGATGACGTGTTTCAAATCTAAATTCttacaaaattaaagaaaaccaAACGCTTTTTCACTAAATTggttaactattttttttaatttattaaaatgaacagatttttaaaaattataaatgaacagtatttaagaaacaaaacttcAAAATGGTATCTCTACATTGAAATTGAAATGGTTGGACAACTTTTATATTCTATAGTtatagggtgtgtttggattggggaggGGATTTGAGGAAGTGGATTTGAAATGATTTGAGAGAAAAGtgaagttgtttggattggAATATGTTAGAGTAAAtttgtgagaaaagtttattgaagtttgtaattGATGTGATATTGTGAAAgatttttaaatgtataaaatataagtttacaaatttgataaataataaatttttaaaaaattataaaataatttaatataaaagaatttagaaatatatattaaaattaaaataaattaaaaaatacgtattaataattaaaattaatcttttatttattatttattttattataatatacaaattaattttaataattaatataaaaattataaatgtaatatatatatattaaaatataatttacatatatatataatatatatatatataatcagtatgtagtttattaattttttaaaacaaaattaatataaatccAACTTTCCCTGCAAATCTCTTCACAAAGGAAGAGAAagtttcaaagaaaaaaattgtcttGTTTTTCGTGTTTTTATACatctatttttttgtttttccaacTTTCCCTGCACTTTAATTTTCTTCGTCATTCTCCATCTAGAAACGAACATAGCAATAATGAAATTATATGTCTCaatacttttgtttttaaaaattattttatttttgagtcATGATAGTTGTACATCCACTTTCCTTTTACATTAAACTTACAAGTATGTTGATGCAAGGAACTTGGAGAAAAAATTAAAGGAAATAAACGAAGAAGCCAGAATCATGCATATATATCAAATACCTTAGTTTTGATGAAGAAGTCATAGAAGGAATAGTTAGATTGTGTCCCATAGTAGCATATTTGAAAACATTCTAAGATATATAAAATGGTTTCTTTCTTAGCACGTAACCGTACATGAAATTTAAAAGATAGGGTGAAGGTGGCAACGGAAAGAAGAATTTGTTGGTGGGGTTTGGGAAAGAATGTGAGATGTG harbors:
- the LOC137821904 gene encoding blue copper protein-like, whose protein sequence is MASSTALVLGSLIAVTMVLPTLATLHTVGDSSGWAIGADYSSWTSGKTFAVGDTLVFNYGAGHTVDEVKESDYKSCTAGNSISSDSSGASTIALKTAGTHYFICSVPGHCSGGMKLAVTVKAGKDTTPSTGTASPSDGTATTATPTSTTTTTAAKSNSASTSSVSSIVAMLIVSWISFCVLRLV